Proteins from one Desulfonema limicola genomic window:
- the hemA gene encoding glutamyl-tRNA reductase: MVNQAVCSKMPQQKHEILRAVNIQQMILQKKSESMKSDTETFKFKFNNRLQDIVLLGLNHKTADVELRECIGFSKDEADAALQRFQESPLISEIILLSTCNRVEILIAAPDSSQAVETAKKYISESKNIPVSEFEDALYVYTGDDAVRHIFKVASSLDSMVVGEPQILGQLKDAYQTATAKKTSGVILNRLLHKTFFVAKRVRTETGIGDHAVSISYAAIELGRKIFGTLEGKKVLLIGAGEMAELAVEHLIRHRSGKIFVANRTFERGLELASQFQGTAIRFEEITDSLCEVDIIISSTGAQDFVIKREQVKKIMRLRKNRPLFFIDIAVPRDIDPEINQLSNIYVYDIDDLKDVIDENIEDRNREAVKAERIIEEAVIRFRQWYESLNVVPTIKALRQKIWGIAEAEMKKTMNQSLNHLAPDDSQAVWRMVNAMVNKVLHDPTIFLKNDGCHGSKSVYLDAARKLFKLDEE, encoded by the coding sequence ATGGTAAACCAGGCAGTCTGCTCAAAGATGCCTCAGCAAAAGCATGAGATTTTAAGAGCTGTGAATATTCAGCAAATGATATTACAAAAAAAATCAGAATCCATGAAATCGGATACTGAAACTTTTAAATTTAAATTCAATAACAGGCTTCAAGATATTGTATTACTGGGACTGAATCATAAAACTGCTGATGTGGAACTAAGGGAATGTATAGGTTTTTCAAAAGATGAAGCAGATGCTGCCTTGCAGAGATTCCAGGAATCTCCTTTGATTTCTGAAATTATACTGCTTTCTACATGCAACAGGGTTGAAATACTGATAGCAGCGCCTGATTCCAGTCAAGCTGTTGAAACAGCAAAAAAATATATATCTGAATCCAAGAATATTCCTGTATCTGAATTTGAAGATGCTTTATATGTTTATACAGGTGATGATGCTGTACGTCATATCTTTAAGGTAGCATCCAGTCTTGATTCAATGGTTGTAGGAGAACCCCAGATTTTAGGCCAGCTCAAGGATGCCTATCAGACAGCTACAGCAAAAAAAACATCAGGCGTTATATTAAACCGTCTTCTCCATAAAACCTTTTTTGTAGCCAAAAGGGTTAGAACTGAAACAGGAATCGGGGATCATGCAGTATCCATAAGCTATGCAGCTATTGAACTGGGACGCAAGATTTTTGGAACCCTTGAAGGTAAAAAAGTACTTCTTATCGGTGCAGGAGAAATGGCTGAACTGGCTGTGGAACACTTGATAAGGCATAGATCTGGAAAGATATTTGTAGCTAACCGGACATTTGAAAGGGGGCTTGAGCTTGCCAGTCAGTTTCAGGGTACTGCCATAAGGTTTGAAGAGATTACAGACTCCCTTTGTGAGGTTGACATTATTATAAGTTCAACAGGTGCCCAGGATTTTGTTATTAAACGAGAGCAGGTAAAAAAGATCATGCGTTTAAGAAAAAACCGGCCCTTGTTTTTTATTGATATTGCAGTTCCACGTGATATTGATCCTGAAATTAATCAGCTTTCCAATATCTATGTTTATGATATTGATGATCTTAAAGATGTTATTGATGAAAATATTGAAGACAGAAACCGTGAAGCTGTCAAAGCTGAACGTATTATTGAAGAAGCTGTTATCAGATTTCGGCAGTGGTATGAAAGCCTCAATGTTGTACCTACCATAAAAGCTCTGCGTCAAAAGATATGGGGAATTGCTGAAGCAGAAATGAAAAAAACCATGAACCAGTCTTTAAATCATCTTGCACCTGATGATTCCCAGGCTGTCTGGAGAATGGTCAATGCAATGGTGAACAAGGTTTTACACGATCCCACGATTTTTCTTAAAAACGATGGATGTCACGGCAGCAAATCTGTTTATCTGGATGCAGCCCGGAAACTGTTTAAACTTGACGAAGAATAA
- the fabD gene encoding ACP S-malonyltransferase, which yields MKKTAFLFPGQGSQYVGMGLDLYQKYDYVKKSFDMAEDITGIKLSDLCFTGPVKDLTETINLQPAITLVNLACLLVLQSKGFHPDISAGHSLGEYSALYAAGIISQEDTIKLVFKRGRLMHREACKNQGAMSAIIGLGIDDVVDIVNKAQEYGIISVANHNSEKQIVITGEPEPVKKAGLLASEQKGKAIPLKVSGAWHSQLIKGAEQEFMEFMDTISFNAPESGVIHNVCADFVKEPGDIKAVMVKQLCSPVRWYDSVNKMMDEKIEIFVELGPGKVLSGLLKKIIPKDFPCKIFNVSDIKSLENFCKQAAS from the coding sequence ATGAAAAAAACAGCTTTTCTTTTCCCAGGCCAGGGATCCCAGTATGTGGGAATGGGACTGGACTTATATCAGAAATACGATTATGTTAAAAAAAGTTTTGATATGGCAGAAGATATTACAGGGATCAAACTGTCTGATCTGTGTTTTACAGGGCCTGTAAAAGACCTGACAGAAACAATCAATCTTCAGCCTGCCATAACCCTTGTAAATCTTGCATGTCTCTTGGTTCTTCAATCAAAAGGTTTTCACCCTGATATTTCAGCAGGACACAGCCTTGGAGAATACAGCGCTCTTTATGCTGCTGGAATAATATCACAAGAGGACACCATAAAACTTGTATTTAAAAGAGGCCGGCTCATGCACCGGGAAGCTTGTAAAAATCAAGGAGCCATGTCTGCAATTATAGGTCTTGGCATTGATGATGTTGTTGATATTGTAAACAAGGCACAGGAATACGGAATTATCTCTGTGGCAAATCATAATTCTGAAAAACAGATTGTAATAACAGGAGAACCTGAACCAGTCAAAAAAGCCGGGCTTCTGGCATCTGAACAAAAGGGAAAAGCCATACCCTTGAAGGTAAGCGGGGCATGGCACAGCCAGTTAATAAAAGGAGCGGAACAGGAATTTATGGAATTTATGGATACAATCAGTTTTAATGCGCCTGAATCAGGGGTTATCCATAATGTTTGTGCTGATTTTGTAAAAGAGCCTGGAGATATAAAAGCTGTTATGGTAAAGCAGTTATGCAGTCCGGTAAGATGGTATGATTCTGTAAACAAGATGATGGATGAAAAGATAGAGATATTTGTTGAACTGGGACCTGGGAAGGTCTTATCTGGTTTATTGAAAAAGATAATACCAAAAGATTTTCCATGTAAAATTTTTAATGTGAGCGACATTAAAAGCCTGGAAAATTTTTGTAAACAGGCTGCCAGTTAA
- a CDS encoding DUF1178 family protein: protein MIVFDLQCANGHRFEGWFEDSLAYQDQKERSLISCPVCNNNSVSKIPSTFAIKSSSGINKPSLVREDIEKIGSKIADFMDKNFDNVGCDFAKEALKIHYGASEPRNIRGVSTPEEEKTLKQEGVQFFKFPSSSSQSDTDPSDTDNFQ from the coding sequence ATGATAGTGTTTGATTTACAATGTGCAAATGGACATCGGTTTGAAGGATGGTTTGAAGACAGTCTTGCATATCAAGATCAAAAGGAAAGATCCTTGATTTCATGTCCAGTCTGTAACAATAATTCTGTTTCCAAAATCCCTTCCACCTTTGCAATCAAGTCTTCTTCAGGGATAAATAAGCCTTCTTTGGTCAGGGAAGATATTGAAAAGATAGGCTCAAAAATAGCAGATTTTATGGACAAAAATTTTGACAATGTAGGATGTGATTTTGCCAAAGAAGCCCTTAAAATTCATTATGGAGCATCTGAGCCGAGAAATATCAGGGGAGTCAGTACTCCTGAAGAAGAAAAAACACTTAAACAAGAAGGAGTACAATTTTTTAAATTCCCTTCATCTTCATCACAATCTGATACAGACCCGTCTGATACAGATAATTTCCAATAA
- a CDS encoding TIGR04211 family SH3 domain-containing protein, whose amino-acid sequence MMKWFISILIWSLMLQGAAMAKTMYITDNIKITMRRGAGMAYKVIAEPSSGDSVEILAEQPPWTNVQLSDGKEGWVLNQFLTSKQPKEVQLNLIKEKQESLLKEVDVLNKENIKLKEENKKLSQQSVVNLAERDEAVKAYEALKQESKDFLQVKDQYNKTLLKLEEQQKKAAELEAKMSDLKWQMAWFIGGAGVFLTGFILGRINIKTSGRRNSYLR is encoded by the coding sequence ATGATGAAATGGTTTATTTCAATACTCATCTGGAGTTTAATGCTGCAAGGGGCAGCTATGGCAAAAACTATGTATATCACAGACAATATTAAAATCACCATGAGAAGAGGGGCAGGAATGGCATATAAAGTCATTGCAGAGCCGTCATCAGGAGATTCTGTTGAAATCCTGGCTGAACAGCCCCCCTGGACCAATGTTCAATTGTCTGATGGAAAAGAAGGCTGGGTTCTTAACCAGTTTTTAACATCCAAACAGCCCAAAGAAGTGCAGTTAAACCTGATAAAGGAAAAACAGGAGTCTCTTTTAAAAGAGGTTGATGTTCTCAATAAAGAAAATATTAAATTAAAAGAAGAAAATAAAAAACTTTCACAGCAGTCTGTTGTGAACCTTGCAGAAAGGGATGAAGCTGTCAAGGCATATGAAGCTTTGAAGCAGGAATCTAAGGATTTTTTACAGGTAAAAGACCAGTATAATAAAACACTTTTAAAGCTGGAAGAACAGCAGAAAAAAGCAGCGGAGCTTGAAGCTAAAATGTCTGACCTGAAATGGCAGATGGCCTGGTTTATCGGAGGTGCAGGTGTATTTTTAACAGGATTTATATTAGGCCGTATTAATATCAAAACCAGTGGAAGACGAAATTCATATTTGCGTTAA